The Verrucomicrobiota bacterium genomic sequence CTTCCCTGGAAAAACTCGCGAGCCGGGTTAGGCGCGACTGGTTGGTCGCCTGGCTGCGGAGTCCTGGGGAACTCCGCGGTCATGCGCGCATGCCGCGATTGTTCACCGCGGACCGCCGCGGTTTCATCGAGGCTTCGTTAATCGCTGATTTTCTTTTGCGCGGCGCGTCCGAGATTCCGCAAGGAAACCCACGTGATGCTGGAGACCATCGAGCCGGCCGGCAGGCGTTTGTCGGATTGGGTTGCGCGGCGTGCCATCACTTGCCCGAACCGGGAGAACCGGCATCTCCCACCACCGTGGACGAAAACGCCACCGTCTCGGAACGAACCACGCGAACGCCTTTCGTGAATCTCGCGGATCGATTCACCGCCGCGCAGTTGGCGGAATTCCTGGCTGCCCCGCGCACGCGCTACCCGGATGGCCGGATGCCTCGCTTGCCGTTGGAACCGCGAACCGCCCGTGACATCGCGGCCTATTTGTTGATGTGGTCGAAACCCGCGGTGCGGCAGCGAAGCGATGATGAACCACCCCGTGCCGACGAGATCAAGGCGATCGCGGAAAGCACCGGCGCCGCTGAAGACCCTGCGGCCACTGGCGCGGCGCTGGTCCGCCGAAAAGCCTGCGCGGCCTGTCATCCTGGCGTTGAAGGAATCGACACCGTTCCAACTCTGCTCCGGCTGACTGAGCTAGCCAGAAATTCGGAGTCCGGGTGCCTTGGCTCTGGCCATTTACCCCATTTCTCAATCTCTCAGTCCGACCGAGAAAAAATCGCTGCTTTTGCCTCGGTCGCCGAATTTGAGAAGCACGAGTCGCGATTCGCCGAACGCCAGCAGCTTTTGAAGCATTCGAGCTGCTTTGTCTGCCACCAGTCCGACGGCGACTCGCCGCCGTCCATCGAGGTAGTTGGCCAGAGCTTATGGACGCCGCATCTGATGCGGTTGCCGTATCAGCGGACGCCGCGCTTGACCGAGGCGCTGTCCAAATACACGCCCGCGTATTTGCTTGAAGCTATTGGCAACGGCGTGCGAGGGGTTCGGCCCTCCTGGTATTCTTACCGAATGCCCGCGTTTGGCGATGAAGCCGGGCAGATTGTTCAGGCGTTAGCCGAGCGAGACGGCGAGGTGGTGCCGGTCAGTTCGTCCTCGAACAAGGGAACCTTGGAAACGGACTCCGAGCCGACGTTGTCGATGTTTGGTGCCGGGCTGGTCGGATTCGATGGTTACGCGTGCGTCTCGTGTCACATCTGGTCGGGCAAAGAACTCACCGGGGTCGATCCCGGCGCGGTTGGACCGGAGTTGACGAGCGCGGCGTACCGAATCCGGCGCGACTGGTTCCATCGCTGGCTGGAAAACCCGGCGCGAATTCATCCCGGCACACCGATGCCCGTCTTCTTTCCGAAGGGCGAACCGGCGCCGATTTCGAACGTGCTGAACGGAGATGCACGCCGGCAAATGGACGCGATCTGGTCCTTTCTTTCGCTGGGAACGAATGCTCCGAGTCCGCAGCCGCGCCCACAGATCCCCGTGCACGCGCCGGCCGCCGGAGAGCCGCCGCTCATCGCCCAAATTCCGATTCGAATCGGCGGTGGGGAAATGATCGAAAGTCTGTGTGTCCAGTTCGGGAGCCACGATCTGATCGTGTACGACCTCGGCAACACGACGCTGCATAGCGTGCGGAGCGGTTCGCAAATCCTGAGAAACCCGAATGGCTGGCGAAGCTTTTCGCTCTCGAACGCGTCGAACGTTGTCGAGCTCGCGGCTAGGCCGGCGTTTCAATTGATGGATGCGAAGGGCGACGCGGTTGGAGAAGGGCTGGAGTTTCTGGGCTACGACCGACTTGCGGACGGCGCCAGGCTCCGATTTCGAACGATCGAGGATTCGCATGCAGTCCAAGTTGAAGAGTTGTTGCGGATGGATTCTACCGGCGCCGACCGGCGATTGCGGCGCGAATGGCGCGTGGCGAACATTCCGGCGGATGGTTCGGTCCGGATCAAAGCAAGCCTGAGTTTGGGGGAGACCGCTGATCGAACTTCACCGAGCGTTGCCGCTGCGAATGGCTGGACAAATTTGCAGGGCCAGGCACGCGTGCAGGCCGACGGGAACATGCTGACCATTTCTGGGGTTCCGGATTCAGGCGCCAAATCGTGGTCCGGCAGCTTCACATACGAACTGCCGGATTTGAGCCGAACCAAGACCTCTTCCATCAACGAATCTACCTTTCACAGAAGTCGCGATGCTCGCGAAGCGGAAGTACCGGGCGCACTTGAACGCCCCGGCTATCGCGCCATTCGATACGCGATCCCAAAAACCTTGAACGGTGAAGACCGCATCATGCCTTCCGCGCTCGCAGTTGATCCGAAGAGTGGACATCTCTTCGTTGCCTCTTTGAAGCTGGGAGAGATATTCGCCCTGCATGATCCCGAGGAAGACGGCACTGAAGCCGTGTTCAAAGACTATGCCCGCGGCTTATTTCAGGATGCTTACGCGATGCTCCACGAGGGTGACGCCCTGTACTTGCTCCACAGGCGGAATCTCACTCGAATTGTGGACGTGGATCACGACGGAGTAGCCGACCGATTTGACCGGGTTGCTGCTCTGCCGCACAGCACAGGCAACAAATACGACTGGGCTTATGGGCTGGTTCGGGATCGGACGGGAAGTTTTGTCCTAAGCTTTGCGCCCCACGCCGATGACCGAAATTTGCCGGGAATGGGCGGCGTGTTGAGTCTGGCGCTGGAGCGCGGCCAGGCGAGTTTCACGGAGATCGCGTTCGGATTGCGGAACGCCGTCGGATGGGCGAATGGACCGGGCGGTGAAGTTTTCTTCAGCGACAATCAGGGCGAATGGGTGCCCGCCAACAAGCTCTGTCACGTCGTGGAGGACCGATTCTACGGCTATCCGAATTCGGCGCGGCCGGAAGTTACGAAACGGACGCCGGGCGAAACGGCGATTTGGGTTCCGTACGCCTGGGCCAAATCGATCAACGGAATCGCTTACAGTCCGGACGGCAACTTCGGCCCGTTTGGCGGCCAGTTTTTCATGGCCGAACTCATGCACGGCGGCGCGATCATTCGGGCGAACGTGGAGAAGATCAATGGCGTTTATCAAGGCGCATGCTTTTCCTTTTGGGGCCGCGGCTTGGTGGGGCCGCTCGCGCTGGCGTTTGATCCGAAA encodes the following:
- a CDS encoding c-type cytochrome, whose amino-acid sequence is MLLRSSSLASAIAFCFGQLGSASSATETRPGLLAEYQSLNPPPGAPPLLRVDPKPAFNWSASSPHPRIPPGAFGVVWRGQLALKEDDSIRFFAFLSGELRMVIDGVNIFDVRSAEARRRIESTAILKRAQGTYPLEIQYRSLANAPARIQIWWEGESFSAEPLAASRLRHASSAVPPGFQAQEKMEEGRELVRQFGCVQCHTEAFPSVAGTPPGPSLEKLASRVRRDWLVAWLRSPGELRGHARMPRLFTADRRGFIEASLIADFLLRGASEIPQGNPRDAGDHRAGRQAFVGLGCAACHHLPEPGEPASPTTVDENATVSERTTRTPFVNLADRFTAAQLAEFLAAPRTRYPDGRMPRLPLEPRTARDIAAYLLMWSKPAVRQRSDDEPPRADEIKAIAESTGAAEDPAATGAALVRRKACAACHPGVEGIDTVPTLLRLTELARNSESGCLGSGHLPHFSISQSDREKIAAFASVAEFEKHESRFAERQQLLKHSSCFVCHQSDGDSPPSIEVVGQSLWTPHLMRLPYQRTPRLTEALSKYTPAYLLEAIGNGVRGVRPSWYSYRMPAFGDEAGQIVQALAERDGEVVPVSSSSNKGTLETDSEPTLSMFGAGLVGFDGYACVSCHIWSGKELTGVDPGAVGPELTSAAYRIRRDWFHRWLENPARIHPGTPMPVFFPKGEPAPISNVLNGDARRQMDAIWSFLSLGTNAPSPQPRPQIPVHAPAAGEPPLIAQIPIRIGGGEMIESLCVQFGSHDLIVYDLGNTTLHSVRSGSQILRNPNGWRSFSLSNASNVVELAARPAFQLMDAKGDAVGEGLEFLGYDRLADGARLRFRTIEDSHAVQVEELLRMDSTGADRRLRREWRVANIPADGSVRIKASLSLGETADRTSPSVAAANGWTNLQGQARVQADGNMLTISGVPDSGAKSWSGSFTYELPDLSRTKTSSINESTFHRSRDAREAEVPGALERPGYRAIRYAIPKTLNGEDRIMPSALAVDPKSGHLFVASLKLGEIFALHDPEEDGTEAVFKDYARGLFQDAYAMLHEGDALYLLHRRNLTRIVDVDHDGVADRFDRVAALPHSTGNKYDWAYGLVRDRTGSFVLSFAPHADDRNLPGMGGVLSLALERGQASFTEIAFGLRNAVGWANGPGGEVFFSDNQGEWVPANKLCHVVEDRFYGYPNSARPEVTKRTPGETAIWVPYAWAKSINGIAYSPDGNFGPFGGQFFMAELMHGGAIIRANVEKINGVYQGACFSFWGRGLVGPLALAFDPKGRLYVGSITQPAWMAQPDRGALFRIDFTGATPFEIQSIHALASGFRLRLTQPAAPATALQTGSYSIEHYRYEFTGAYGSPELDRTPVQIKRVELADNDRIVDLTTEPLVPGRVYSISATGIRNAGGEHLVHSTGVYTLNQVPQAVRAESKATRAADR